The following DNA comes from Patescibacteria group bacterium.
AGACGGTGTTCAGGGCATAGCGGCTACTTTTATGGATAGATTTGTGGGTCTTTTCGCACTTTTTTGCCTTTCTTCTTTTGGATTAATTAGTTTTTTGGGAATTAGAGGTTTGGGCGTTTTTCTTGCTTTTTTAGTTTTGGCTGCGATTGGTTTGTGGTTTTTGAAGTTTGCTTCTCCTTGGCATCCGAAAATCGCCGAGTTTCAAGGACTTATTTATGCTTATCAAAATAAGTATAGAGTTCTTTTGAAAGCTTTTTTGCTTTCTTTTGGGGTTCAGCTTTGTTCTGTAGGAGCGCAACTTTTAGCTTTTCGTGCTTTAGATCTTTACCCTCCTTTGGGCAAGGCATTTTTTGTATTGCCGCTTATTAATTTTATTGCCTTTCTTCCTATTTCTTTTAATGGTTTGGGAGTTCAGGATATTTTATTTTCGCGCGCCTTTCCTTTGCTAGGAGTTGCTGGTGAAAGCGCTGTGGCTGCTTCCCTTGTTTATCACGCAATGAGGTTTGTGATCTCCTTGGTAGGAGGTTTAATTTATGCGCTAGAAGCTTTTGGAAATGGCACCCCACCTCCAAAAGAAGTTGAGGAATCTGTTTCAACCTCC
Coding sequences within:
- a CDS encoding lysylphosphatidylglycerol synthase transmembrane domain-containing protein — encoded protein: MKKTIIKVIVSVGLFFLLSRLVDFGELWQTIATANLAFFLLGAAVVAFNYFIGAVRWSVLLEEDSPSFLTLLKFYYLGGFFNNFMPSSVGGDAYKMYRLGKELGDGVQGIAATFMDRFVGLFALFCLSSFGLISFLGIRGLGVFLAFLVLAAIGLWFLKFASPWHPKIAEFQGLIYAYQNKYRVLLKAFLLSFGVQLCSVGAQLLAFRALDLYPPLGKAFFVLPLINFIAFLPISFNGLGVQDILFSRAFPLLGVAGESAVAASLVYHAMRFVISLVGGLIYALEAFGNGTPPPKEVEESVSTSSRV